A genomic window from Serinus canaria isolate serCan28SL12 chromosome 4A, serCan2020, whole genome shotgun sequence includes:
- the LOC127059599 gene encoding uncharacterized protein LOC127059599 isoform X13 — MKQNLKTPSSHPCLIPRLDFTSEFPLLPSSAGGWRLWSVHHVVPAAPSSSFSSLASMGFFHVSSCHRVQSFRKGCSRVGPPRGHSKPPAPQAPLPVGSARSLIQCGLPPEAPLGTSPWLHPGLLPRLQVDPCSIQGSFPGCRWIPASCRAPSQAAGGSLLHPGLLPRLQVHLCSIQGSFPGCRCISAPSRAPSQAAGASLLHPGLLPKLQVHLCSIVDPHGLQGAPPVPPSSLPLCLQGCSSPISHSSLWLQLLLHLQGFSSLPKSVIPAVHCPAGYVLSLGSAGYRGSFWHLLPAVTPAAPPKPDTPPVSCRSQRLRFPPSGEVLVVEMRRLLQQCFQHYPGHFLIH; from the exons atgaaacaaaatcttaaaacaccttcctcccatccctgccttaTTCCCAGGCTCGACTTCACTTCAGAATTCCCCCTCCTGCCAAGCAGTGCAGGGGGATGGAGgctgtggtcagttcatcacgttgtccctgctgctccttcctcctcattcTCTTCCCTTGCCTCAATGGGTTTTTTCCATGTGTCCTCCTgccacagggtgcagtccttcaggaaaggctgctccagggtgggTCCCCCACGGGGTCACAGCAAACCTCCTGCACCACAGGCTCCTCTCCCCGTGGGTTCTGCCAGGAGCCTGATCCAGTGTGGGCTTCCCCCAGAGGCTCCTCTGGGAACATCCCCCTGGCTCCATCCAgggctccttcccaggctgcaggtggatccctgctccatccagggctccttcccaggctgcaggtggatccctGCTTCATGCAgggctccttcccaggctgcaggtggatccctgctccatccagggctccttcccag gctgcaggtgcatctctgctccatccagggctccttcccaggctgcag gtgcatctctgctccatccagggctccttcccaggctgcaggtgcATCTCTGCTCCATCCAGGGCTCCTTCCCAAGCTGCAGGTGCATCTCTGCTCCATCGTGGacccccatgggctgcagggagctcctcctgtccctccttcttccctgcccttgtgtctgcagggctgctcctctcccatttcccactcctCTCTCTGGCTGCAGTTGCTCTTACACTTACAAggcttttcctcccttcccaaatCTGTGATCCCAGCAGTGCATTGCCCTGCTGGTTATGTGCTcagccttggctctgctggatacaggggaagcttctggcaccttctcccagctgtgacccctgcagccccccccaAACCTGACACCCCCCCAGTGTCCTGCAGATCCCAAAGACTGAGGTTTCCTCCCAGTGGAGAAGTTTTGGTTGTTGAAATGAGGAGATTATTACAGCAATGCTTTCAGCATTATCCAGGTCATTTTCTCATACATTAA
- the LOC127059599 gene encoding uncharacterized protein LOC127059599 isoform X17 — protein sequence MKQNLKTPSSHPCLIPRLDFTSEFPLLPSSAGGWRLWSVHHVVPAAPSSSFSSLASMGFFHVSSCHRVQSFRKGCSRVGPPRGHSKPPAPQAPLPVGSARSLIQCGLPPEAPLGTSPWLHPGLLPRLQVDPCSIQGSFPGCRWIPASCRAPSQAAGGSLLHPGLLPRLQVHLCSIQGSFPGCRWIPASCRAPSQAASASLLHPGLLPKLQVHLCSIVDPHGLQGAPPVPPSSLPLCLQGCSSPISHSSLWLQLLLHLQGFSSLPKSVIPAVHCPAGYVLSLGSAGYRGSFWHLLPAVTPAAPPKPDTPPVSCRSQRLRFPPSGEVLVVEMRRLLQQCFQHYPGHFLIH from the exons atgaaacaaaatcttaaaacaccttcctcccatccctgccttaTTCCCAGGCTCGACTTCACTTCAGAATTCCCCCTCCTGCCAAGCAGTGCAGGGGGATGGAGgctgtggtcagttcatcacgttgtccctgctgctccttcctcctcattcTCTTCCCTTGCCTCAATGGGTTTTTTCCATGTGTCCTCCTgccacagggtgcagtccttcaggaaaggctgctccagggtgggTCCCCCACGGGGTCACAGCAAACCTCCTGCACCACAGGCTCCTCTCCCCGTGGGTTCTGCCAGGAGCCTGATCCAGTGTGGGCTTCCCCCAGAGGCTCCTCTGGGAACATCCCCCTGGCTCCATCCAgggctccttcccaggctgcaggtggatccctgctccatccagggctccttcccaggctgcaggtggatccctGCTTCATGCAgggctccttcccaggctgcaggtggatccctgctccatccagggctccttcccag gctgcaggtgcatctctgctccatccagggctccttcccaggctgcaggtggatccctGCTTCATGCAgggctccttcccaggctgcaa gtgcATCTCTGCTCCATCCAGGGCTCCTTCCCAAGCTGCAGGTGCATCTCTGCTCCATCGTGGacccccatgggctgcagggagctcctcctgtccctccttcttccctgcccttgtgtctgcagggctgctcctctcccatttcccactcctCTCTCTGGCTGCAGTTGCTCTTACACTTACAAggcttttcctcccttcccaaatCTGTGATCCCAGCAGTGCATTGCCCTGCTGGTTATGTGCTcagccttggctctgctggatacaggggaagcttctggcaccttctcccagctgtgacccctgcagccccccccaAACCTGACACCCCCCCAGTGTCCTGCAGATCCCAAAGACTGAGGTTTCCTCCCAGTGGAGAAGTTTTGGTTGTTGAAATGAGGAGATTATTACAGCAATGCTTTCAGCATTATCCAGGTCATTTTCTCATACATTAA
- the LOC127059599 gene encoding uncharacterized protein LOC127059599 isoform X2 yields the protein MKQNLKTPSSHPCLIPRLDFTSEFPLLPSSAGGWRLWSVHHVVPAAPSSSFSSLASMGFFHVSSCHRVQSFRKGCSRVGPPRGHSKPPAPQAPLPVGSARSLIQCGLPPEAPLGTSPWLHPGLLPRLQVDPCSIQGSFPGCRWIPASCRAPSQAAGGSLLHPGLLPRLQVDPCSIQGSFPGCRCISAPSRAPSQAAGGSLLHAGLLPRLQVHLCSIQGSFPGCRCISAPSRAPSQAAGASLLHPGLLPKLQVHLCSIVDPHGLQGAPPVPPSSLPLCLQGCSSPISHSSLWLQLLLHLQGFSSLPKSVIPAVHCPAGYVLSLGSAGYRGSFWHLLPAVTPAAPPKPDTPPVSCRSQRLRFPPSGEVLVVEMRRLLQQCFQHYPGHFLIH from the exons atgaaacaaaatcttaaaacaccttcctcccatccctgccttaTTCCCAGGCTCGACTTCACTTCAGAATTCCCCCTCCTGCCAAGCAGTGCAGGGGGATGGAGgctgtggtcagttcatcacgttgtccctgctgctccttcctcctcattcTCTTCCCTTGCCTCAATGGGTTTTTTCCATGTGTCCTCCTgccacagggtgcagtccttcaggaaaggctgctccagggtgggTCCCCCACGGGGTCACAGCAAACCTCCTGCACCACAGGCTCCTCTCCCCGTGGGTTCTGCCAGGAGCCTGATCCAGTGTGGGCTTCCCCCAGAGGCTCCTCTGGGAACATCCCCCTGGCTCCATCCAgggctccttcccaggctgcaggtggatccctgctccatccagggctccttcccaggctgcaggtggatccctGCTTCATGCAgggctccttcccaggctgcaggtggatccctgctccatccagggctccttcccag gctgcaggtggatccctgctccatccagggctccttcccaggctgcaggtgcatctctgctccatccagggctccttcccaggctgcaggtggatccctGCTTCATGCAgggctccttcccaggctgcaaGTGCATCTCTGCTCCATCCAGGGCtcattcccaggctgcaggtgcatctctgctccatccagggctccttcccaggctgcaggtgcATCTCTGCTCCATCCAGGGCTCCTTCCCAAGCTGCAGGTGCATCTCTGCTCCATCGTGGacccccatgggctgcagggagctcctcctgtccctccttcttccctgcccttgtgtctgcagggctgctcctctcccatttcccactcctCTCTCTGGCTGCAGTTGCTCTTACACTTACAAggcttttcctcccttcccaaatCTGTGATCCCAGCAGTGCATTGCCCTGCTGGTTATGTGCTcagccttggctctgctggatacaggggaagcttctggcaccttctcccagctgtgacccctgcagccccccccaAACCTGACACCCCCCCAGTGTCCTGCAGATCCCAAAGACTGAGGTTTCCTCCCAGTGGAGAAGTTTTGGTTGTTGAAATGAGGAGATTATTACAGCAATGCTTTCAGCATTATCCAGGTCATTTTCTCATACATTAA
- the LOC127059599 gene encoding uncharacterized protein LOC127059599 isoform X8 — MKQNLKTPSSHPCLIPRLDFTSEFPLLPSSAGGWRLWSVHHVVPAAPSSSFSSLASMGFFHVSSCHRVQSFRKGCSRVGPPRGHSKPPAPQAPLPVGSARSLIQCGLPPEAPLGTSPWLHPGLLPRLQVDPCSIQGSFPGCRWIPAPSRAPSQAAGASLLHPGLLPRLQVDPCFMQGSFPGCKCISAPSRAPSQAAGASLLHPGLLPKLQVHLCSIVDPHGLQGAPPVPPSSLPLCLQGCSSPISHSSLWLQLLLHLQGFSSLPKSVIPAVHCPAGYVLSLGSAGYRGSFWHLLPAVTPAAPPKPDTPPVSCRSQRLRFPPSGEVLVVEMRRLLQQCFQHYPGHFLIH, encoded by the exons atgaaacaaaatcttaaaacaccttcctcccatccctgccttaTTCCCAGGCTCGACTTCACTTCAGAATTCCCCCTCCTGCCAAGCAGTGCAGGGGGATGGAGgctgtggtcagttcatcacgttgtccctgctgctccttcctcctcattcTCTTCCCTTGCCTCAATGGGTTTTTTCCATGTGTCCTCCTgccacagggtgcagtccttcaggaaaggctgctccagggtgggTCCCCCACGGGGTCACAGCAAACCTCCTGCACCACAGGCTCCTCTCCCCGTGGGTTCTGCCAGGAGCCTGATCCAGTGTGGGCTTCCCCCAGAGGCTCCTCTGGGAACATCCCCCTGGCTCCATCCAgggctccttcccaggctgcaggtggatccctgctccatccagggctccttcccaggctgcag gtggatccctgctccatccagggctccttcccaggctgcaggtgcatctctgctccatccagggctccttcccaggctgcaggtggatccctGCTTCATGCAgggctccttcccaggctgcaa gtgcatctctgctccatccagggctccttcccaggctgcaggtgcATCTCTGCTCCATCCAGGGCTCCTTCCCAAGCTGCAGGTGCATCTCTGCTCCATCGTGGacccccatgggctgcagggagctcctcctgtccctccttcttccctgcccttgtgtctgcagggctgctcctctcccatttcccactcctCTCTCTGGCTGCAGTTGCTCTTACACTTACAAggcttttcctcccttcccaaatCTGTGATCCCAGCAGTGCATTGCCCTGCTGGTTATGTGCTcagccttggctctgctggatacaggggaagcttctggcaccttctcccagctgtgacccctgcagccccccccaAACCTGACACCCCCCCAGTGTCCTGCAGATCCCAAAGACTGAGGTTTCCTCCCAGTGGAGAAGTTTTGGTTGTTGAAATGAGGAGATTATTACAGCAATGCTTTCAGCATTATCCAGGTCATTTTCTCATACATTAA
- the LOC127059599 gene encoding uncharacterized protein LOC127059599 isoform X6: protein MKQNLKTPSSHPCLIPRLDFTSEFPLLPSSAGGWRLWSVHHVVPAAPSSSFSSLASMGFFHVSSCHRVQSFRKGCSRVGPPRGHSKPPAPQAPLPVGSARSLIQCGLPPEAPLGTSPWLHPGLLPRLQVDPCSIQGSFPGCRWISAPSRAPSQAAGGSLLHPGLLPRLQVHLCSIQGSFPGCRCISAPSRAPSQAAGASLLHPGLLPKLQVHLCSIVDPHGLQGAPPVPPSSLPLCLQGCSSPISHSSLWLQLLLHLQGFSSLPKSVIPAVHCPAGYVLSLGSAGYRGSFWHLLPAVTPAAPPKPDTPPVSCRSQRLRFPPSGEVLVVEMRRLLQQCFQHYPGHFLIH from the exons atgaaacaaaatcttaaaacaccttcctcccatccctgccttaTTCCCAGGCTCGACTTCACTTCAGAATTCCCCCTCCTGCCAAGCAGTGCAGGGGGATGGAGgctgtggtcagttcatcacgttgtccctgctgctccttcctcctcattcTCTTCCCTTGCCTCAATGGGTTTTTTCCATGTGTCCTCCTgccacagggtgcagtccttcaggaaaggctgctccagggtgggTCCCCCACGGGGTCACAGCAAACCTCCTGCACCACAGGCTCCTCTCCCCGTGGGTTCTGCCAGGAGCCTGATCCAGTGTGGGCTTCCCCCAGAGGCTCCTCTGGGAACATCCCCCTGGCTCCATCCAgggctccttcccaggctgcaggtggatccctgctccatccagggctccttcccaggctgcag gtggatctctgctccatctagggctccttcccaggctgcaggtggatccctgctccatccagggctccttcccaggctgcaggtgcatctctgctccatccagggctccttcccaggctgcag gtgcatctctgctccatccagggctccttcccaggctgcaggtgcATCTCTGCTCCATCCAGGGCTCCTTCCCAAGCTGCAGGTGCATCTCTGCTCCATCGTGGacccccatgggctgcagggagctcctcctgtccctccttcttccctgcccttgtgtctgcagggctgctcctctcccatttcccactcctCTCTCTGGCTGCAGTTGCTCTTACACTTACAAggcttttcctcccttcccaaatCTGTGATCCCAGCAGTGCATTGCCCTGCTGGTTATGTGCTcagccttggctctgctggatacaggggaagcttctggcaccttctcccagctgtgacccctgcagccccccccaAACCTGACACCCCCCCAGTGTCCTGCAGATCCCAAAGACTGAGGTTTCCTCCCAGTGGAGAAGTTTTGGTTGTTGAAATGAGGAGATTATTACAGCAATGCTTTCAGCATTATCCAGGTCATTTTCTCATACATTAA
- the LOC127059599 gene encoding uncharacterized protein LOC127059599 isoform X3, whose translation MKQNLKTPSSHPCLIPRLDFTSEFPLLPSSAGGWRLWSVHHVVPAAPSSSFSSLASMGFFHVSSCHRVQSFRKGCSRVGPPRGHSKPPAPQAPLPVGSARSLIQCGLPPEAPLGTSPWLHPGLLPRLQVDPCSIQGSFPGCRWIPASCRAPSQAAGGSLLHLGLLPRLQVDPCSIQGSFPGCRCISAPSRAPSQAAGGSLLHAGLLPRLQVHLCSIQGSFPGCRCISAPSRAPSQAAGASLLHPGLLPKLQVHLCSIVDPHGLQGAPPVPPSSLPLCLQGCSSPISHSSLWLQLLLHLQGFSSLPKSVIPAVHCPAGYVLSLGSAGYRGSFWHLLPAVTPAAPPKPDTPPVSCRSQRLRFPPSGEVLVVEMRRLLQQCFQHYPGHFLIH comes from the exons atgaaacaaaatcttaaaacaccttcctcccatccctgccttaTTCCCAGGCTCGACTTCACTTCAGAATTCCCCCTCCTGCCAAGCAGTGCAGGGGGATGGAGgctgtggtcagttcatcacgttgtccctgctgctccttcctcctcattcTCTTCCCTTGCCTCAATGGGTTTTTTCCATGTGTCCTCCTgccacagggtgcagtccttcaggaaaggctgctccagggtgggTCCCCCACGGGGTCACAGCAAACCTCCTGCACCACAGGCTCCTCTCCCCGTGGGTTCTGCCAGGAGCCTGATCCAGTGTGGGCTTCCCCCAGAGGCTCCTCTGGGAACATCCCCCTGGCTCCATCCAgggctccttcccaggctgcaggtggatccctgctccatccagggctccttcccaggctgcaggtggatccctGCTTCATGCAgggctccttcccaggctgcag gtggatctctgctccatctagggctccttcccaggctgcaggtggatccctgctccatccagggctccttcccaggctgcaggtgcatctctgctccatccagggctccttcccaggctgcaggtggatccctGCTTCATGCAgggctccttcccaggctgcaaGTGCATCTCTGCTCCATCCAGGGCtcattcccaggctgcaggtgcatctctgctccatccagggctccttcccaggctgcaggtgcATCTCTGCTCCATCCAGGGCTCCTTCCCAAGCTGCAGGTGCATCTCTGCTCCATCGTGGacccccatgggctgcagggagctcctcctgtccctccttcttccctgcccttgtgtctgcagggctgctcctctcccatttcccactcctCTCTCTGGCTGCAGTTGCTCTTACACTTACAAggcttttcctcccttcccaaatCTGTGATCCCAGCAGTGCATTGCCCTGCTGGTTATGTGCTcagccttggctctgctggatacaggggaagcttctggcaccttctcccagctgtgacccctgcagccccccccaAACCTGACACCCCCCCAGTGTCCTGCAGATCCCAAAGACTGAGGTTTCCTCCCAGTGGAGAAGTTTTGGTTGTTGAAATGAGGAGATTATTACAGCAATGCTTTCAGCATTATCCAGGTCATTTTCTCATACATTAA
- the LOC127059599 gene encoding uncharacterized protein LOC127059599 isoform X11: MKQNLKTPSSHPCLIPRLDFTSEFPLLPSSAGGWRLWSVHHVVPAAPSSSFSSLASMGFFHVSSCHRVQSFRKGCSRVGPPRGHSKPPAPQAPLPVGSARSLIQCGLPPEAPLGTSPWLHPGLLPRLQVDPCSIQGSFPGCRWIPAPSRAPSQVAGGSLLHLGLLPRLQVDPCSIQGSFPGCRCISAPSRAPSQAAGASLLHPGLLPKLQVHLCSIVDPHGLQGAPPVPPSSLPLCLQGCSSPISHSSLWLQLLLHLQGFSSLPKSVIPAVHCPAGYVLSLGSAGYRGSFWHLLPAVTPAAPPKPDTPPVSCRSQRLRFPPSGEVLVVEMRRLLQQCFQHYPGHFLIH, translated from the exons atgaaacaaaatcttaaaacaccttcctcccatccctgccttaTTCCCAGGCTCGACTTCACTTCAGAATTCCCCCTCCTGCCAAGCAGTGCAGGGGGATGGAGgctgtggtcagttcatcacgttgtccctgctgctccttcctcctcattcTCTTCCCTTGCCTCAATGGGTTTTTTCCATGTGTCCTCCTgccacagggtgcagtccttcaggaaaggctgctccagggtgggTCCCCCACGGGGTCACAGCAAACCTCCTGCACCACAGGCTCCTCTCCCCGTGGGTTCTGCCAGGAGCCTGATCCAGTGTGGGCTTCCCCCAGAGGCTCCTCTGGGAACATCCCCCTGGCTCCATCCAgggctccttcccaggctgcaggtggatccctgctccatccagggctccttcccaggctgcag gtggatccctgctccatccagggctccttcccaggttgcaggtggatctctgctccatctagggctccttcccaggctgcaggtggatccctgctccatccagggctccttcccaggctgcaggtgcatctctgctccatccagggctccttcccaggctgcag gtgcATCTCTGCTCCATCCAGGGCTCCTTCCCAAGCTGCAGGTGCATCTCTGCTCCATCGTGGacccccatgggctgcagggagctcctcctgtccctccttcttccctgcccttgtgtctgcagggctgctcctctcccatttcccactcctCTCTCTGGCTGCAGTTGCTCTTACACTTACAAggcttttcctcccttcccaaatCTGTGATCCCAGCAGTGCATTGCCCTGCTGGTTATGTGCTcagccttggctctgctggatacaggggaagcttctggcaccttctcccagctgtgacccctgcagccccccccaAACCTGACACCCCCCCAGTGTCCTGCAGATCCCAAAGACTGAGGTTTCCTCCCAGTGGAGAAGTTTTGGTTGTTGAAATGAGGAGATTATTACAGCAATGCTTTCAGCATTATCCAGGTCATTTTCTCATACATTAA
- the LOC127059599 gene encoding uncharacterized protein LOC127059599 isoform X1, translating to MKQNLKTPSSHPCLIPRLDFTSEFPLLPSSAGGWRLWSVHHVVPAAPSSSFSSLASMGFFHVSSCHRVQSFRKGCSRVGPPRGHSKPPAPQAPLPVGSARSLIQCGLPPEAPLGTSPWLHPGLLPRLQVDPCSIQGSFPGCRWIPAPSRAPSQVAGGSLLHLGLLPRLQVDPCSIQGSFPGCRCISAPSRAPSQAAGGSLLHAGLLPRLQVHLCSIQGSFPGCRCISAPSRAPSQAAGASLLHPGLLPKLQVHLCSIVDPHGLQGAPPVPPSSLPLCLQGCSSPISHSSLWLQLLLHLQGFSSLPKSVIPAVHCPAGYVLSLGSAGYRGSFWHLLPAVTPAAPPKPDTPPVSCRSQRLRFPPSGEVLVVEMRRLLQQCFQHYPGHFLIH from the exons atgaaacaaaatcttaaaacaccttcctcccatccctgccttaTTCCCAGGCTCGACTTCACTTCAGAATTCCCCCTCCTGCCAAGCAGTGCAGGGGGATGGAGgctgtggtcagttcatcacgttgtccctgctgctccttcctcctcattcTCTTCCCTTGCCTCAATGGGTTTTTTCCATGTGTCCTCCTgccacagggtgcagtccttcaggaaaggctgctccagggtgggTCCCCCACGGGGTCACAGCAAACCTCCTGCACCACAGGCTCCTCTCCCCGTGGGTTCTGCCAGGAGCCTGATCCAGTGTGGGCTTCCCCCAGAGGCTCCTCTGGGAACATCCCCCTGGCTCCATCCAgggctccttcccaggctgcaggtggatccctgctccatccagggctccttcccaggctgcag gtggatccctgctccatccagggctccttcccaggttgcaggtggatctctgctccatctagggctccttcccaggctgcaggtggatccctgctccatccagggctccttcccaggctgcaggtgcatctctgctccatccagggctccttcccaggctgcaggtggatccctGCTTCATGCAgggctccttcccaggctgcaaGTGCATCTCTGCTCCATCCAGGGCtcattcccaggctgcaggtgcatctctgctccatccagggctccttcccaggctgcaggtgcATCTCTGCTCCATCCAGGGCTCCTTCCCAAGCTGCAGGTGCATCTCTGCTCCATCGTGGacccccatgggctgcagggagctcctcctgtccctccttcttccctgcccttgtgtctgcagggctgctcctctcccatttcccactcctCTCTCTGGCTGCAGTTGCTCTTACACTTACAAggcttttcctcccttcccaaatCTGTGATCCCAGCAGTGCATTGCCCTGCTGGTTATGTGCTcagccttggctctgctggatacaggggaagcttctggcaccttctcccagctgtgacccctgcagccccccccaAACCTGACACCCCCCCAGTGTCCTGCAGATCCCAAAGACTGAGGTTTCCTCCCAGTGGAGAAGTTTTGGTTGTTGAAATGAGGAGATTATTACAGCAATGCTTTCAGCATTATCCAGGTCATTTTCTCATACATTAA
- the LOC127059599 gene encoding uncharacterized protein LOC127059599 isoform X22: MEAVVSSSRCPCCSFLLILFPCLNGFFPCVLLPQGAVLQERLLQGGSPTGSQQTSCTTGSSPRGFCQEPDPVWASPRGSSGNIPLAPSRAPSQAAGGSLLHPGLLPRLQVDPCSIQGSFPGCRCISAPSRAPSQAAGGSLLHAGLLPRLQVHLCSIQGSFPGCRCISAPSRAPSQAAGASLLHPGLLPKLQVHLCSIVDPHGLQGAPPVPPSSLPLCLQGCSSPISHSSLWLQLLLHLQGFSSLPKSVIPAVHCPAGYVLSLGSAGYRGSFWHLLPAVTPAAPPKPDTPPVSCRSQRLRFPPSGEVLVVEMRRLLQQCFQHYPGHFLIH; the protein is encoded by the exons ATGGAGgctgtggtcagttcatcacgttgtccctgctgctccttcctcctcattcTCTTCCCTTGCCTCAATGGGTTTTTTCCATGTGTCCTCCTgccacagggtgcagtccttcaggaaaggctgctccagggtgggTCCCCCACGGGGTCACAGCAAACCTCCTGCACCACAGGCTCCTCTCCCCGTGGGTTCTGCCAGGAGCCTGATCCAGTGTGGGCTTCCCCCAGAGGCTCCTCTGGGAACATCCCCCTGGCTCCATCCAgggctccttcccaggctgcaggtggatccctgctccatccagggctccttcccaggctgcag gtggatccctgctccatccagggctccttcccaggctgcaggtgcatctctgctccatccagggctccttcccaggctgcaggtggatccctGCTTCATGCAgggctccttcccaggctgcaaGTGCATCTCTGCTCCATCCAGGGCtcattcccaggctgcaggtgcatctctgctccatccagggctccttcccaggctgcaggtgcATCTCTGCTCCATCCAGGGCTCCTTCCCAAGCTGCAGGTGCATCTCTGCTCCATCGTGGacccccatgggctgcagggagctcctcctgtccctccttcttccctgcccttgtgtctgcagggctgctcctctcccatttcccactcctCTCTCTGGCTGCAGTTGCTCTTACACTTACAAggcttttcctcccttcccaaatCTGTGATCCCAGCAGTGCATTGCCCTGCTGGTTATGTGCTcagccttggctctgctggatacaggggaagcttctggcaccttctcccagctgtgacccctgcagccccccccaAACCTGACACCCCCCCAGTGTCCTGCAGATCCCAAAGACTGAGGTTTCCTCCCAGTGGAGAAGTTTTGGTTGTTGAAATGAGGAGATTATTACAGCAATGCTTTCAGCATTATCCAGGTCATTTTCTCATACATTAA